One Beggiatoa leptomitoformis DNA segment encodes these proteins:
- a CDS encoding acyl-CoA thioesterase produces the protein MARLILELPEQFTFTTEIPVLIGHINYGGHVGNDAILSLIHEARFRYLKQLGYCSELDIEGLGMIMTDTAIIYKAEAFHGETMLVQVTPQDFNKYGCDFIFKLTNQQTGKEIARAKTGIVFFDYLQRKVVEIPTEFRKKSQSNV, from the coding sequence ATGGCTAGACTTATCTTAGAGTTACCCGAACAATTTACATTTACAACTGAAATACCTGTTTTAATTGGACATATCAATTATGGTGGACATGTTGGTAATGATGCTATTTTATCACTCATTCATGAAGCTCGTTTTCGCTATTTAAAGCAGTTGGGTTATTGCTCAGAATTAGATATTGAAGGATTAGGCATGATTATGACGGATACGGCCATTATTTATAAAGCAGAAGCATTTCATGGTGAAACCATGTTAGTTCAAGTCACACCACAGGATTTTAACAAATATGGTTGTGATTTCATTTTTAAACTGACTAATCAACAGACAGGAAAGGAAATTGCGCGGGCTAAAACGGGCATTGTTTTTTTTGACTATCTCCAACGCAAAGTCGTAGAAATCCCCACTGAATTTCGTAAAAAAAGTCAGTCCAATGTATAA
- a CDS encoding class I SAM-dependent methyltransferase yields the protein MTSATEWNNRYLSIINSPSPCEILSSHAYLLPTTGKSLDIASGLGANALFLAQHGLDSHAWDYSDVALAKLQLIAQQQQLTVHTALRDVVSHPPETETFDVILVAHFLERAITEDLIHALKPNGLLFYQTFTRCCVTDTGPKNPTYRLAENELLQLFNSLQIIFYREEGQLGDVHQGFRDKAQLIARRVK from the coding sequence ATGACCAGCGCAACAGAATGGAATAATCGTTATCTCTCAATCATAAACAGTCCATCACCTTGTGAGATTCTTTCTAGTCATGCGTATTTATTGCCAACAACGGGTAAATCGCTTGATATTGCATCTGGGTTGGGTGCAAATGCCTTATTTTTGGCACAGCATGGTTTGGACAGTCATGCGTGGGATTATTCGGATGTTGCATTGGCGAAACTACAACTCATTGCCCAGCAACAACAATTGACTGTACACACAGCCCTACGCGATGTCGTTAGTCATCCACCAGAAACTGAAACATTTGATGTTATCCTTGTTGCACACTTTTTGGAGAGGGCTATTACGGAAGATTTGATACACGCTTTAAAACCCAATGGGCTATTATTTTATCAAACATTCACCCGTTGTTGTGTAACAGATACAGGCCCTAAAAATCCTACCTATCGTTTAGCCGAAAACGAATTATTGCAATTATTTAATTCATTACAAATCATTTTTTATCGAGAGGAAGGACAATTAGGTGATGTACATCAAGGATTTCGAGATAAAGCGCAACTAATTGCGCGTCGTGTAAAATAA